In Candidatus Gastranaerophilales bacterium, a single genomic region encodes these proteins:
- the nadE gene encoding NAD(+) synthase yields the protein MNKIVLAQIDPIAGNISHNFEKIKEAITKAKEEKADLIIFPELSLFGYPFGDLISRHTALIKKQLKKLEDIASLTEGITALVGFIEPTDREHKKPYFNSIAVLQNGKKIQTVRKILLPSYCEFNDNRYFEPAEKTSDILELNGERFGIIICEDGFNDNDFFEHNLYEADPIEELIAKKADTIINCSSSPSRTRKEQLKHNLFSSIAKKYAVNYIYVNQVGYADDLCFDGSSRIYNTKGELTLRGQFFEEDFLISENYKGTINKLPKGLDKSLSEIKEFNLDYESDLDRTYRSIICAIKGYFGKNGFKRAVLGLSGGLDSSVSAVLLAHALGSENVLGISMPTKITSQASKSDAEILAKNLGIKFFETPIAEQVEVMKSSLNKIFDKVNTDKCEKSTTFENIQARLRATILWSISNEYKQMLPIATSDKSELYIGYATINGDMSGGFAPIADVTKTKLFALADFINRNSNSGEIIPKSILAKPPGAELKLKKDGSGTVTAEEENMPYEFLDEIIWCVENRNYGFEDLMAHHFAYEIKNNISLEQKKEWIKKFYWKSHCAIFKWHLLPPSAIVDSKSINNVEYHHPIISKFCTK from the coding sequence ATGAATAAAATAGTTTTAGCACAAATTGACCCGATAGCAGGGAATATAAGCCATAATTTTGAAAAAATAAAAGAAGCAATAACAAAAGCAAAAGAAGAAAAAGCTGATTTAATAATTTTCCCGGAGCTTTCTCTTTTTGGATATCCGTTTGGTGACTTAATTTCAAGACATACAGCTTTGATTAAAAAACAGCTTAAAAAACTTGAAGATATCGCCTCTTTAACAGAAGGAATAACTGCTTTGGTTGGATTTATCGAACCAACTGACAGAGAACATAAAAAACCTTATTTCAACTCTATTGCGGTGCTCCAAAACGGTAAAAAAATTCAAACAGTAAGAAAAATATTACTCCCGAGTTATTGTGAATTCAATGACAACAGGTATTTTGAACCTGCAGAAAAAACATCTGATATTTTAGAGCTAAACGGCGAACGATTTGGCATTATTATTTGTGAAGACGGCTTCAATGACAACGACTTTTTTGAACACAATTTATATGAAGCTGATCCTATCGAAGAATTGATAGCAAAAAAAGCCGACACGATTATAAATTGTTCATCATCGCCATCAAGAACCAGAAAAGAGCAACTTAAACATAATTTATTCTCGTCCATTGCAAAAAAATACGCTGTTAATTATATATATGTAAATCAAGTAGGCTACGCTGATGACTTGTGTTTTGACGGCTCTTCAAGAATTTACAATACAAAAGGTGAGTTGACTTTAAGAGGTCAATTTTTCGAAGAAGATTTTCTGATTTCCGAAAACTACAAAGGTACGATAAACAAACTACCTAAAGGTTTAGATAAAAGCCTTAGCGAAATCAAAGAATTCAATCTTGATTACGAAAGCGATTTGGATAGAACATACAGAAGCATTATTTGTGCCATCAAAGGATATTTCGGCAAAAACGGATTTAAACGAGCTGTACTAGGGCTTTCAGGGGGATTGGACTCCTCTGTATCTGCTGTTTTATTAGCTCACGCACTCGGAAGTGAAAATGTCCTAGGAATTTCAATGCCCACAAAAATAACCTCTCAAGCAAGTAAAAGTGATGCTGAAATTTTAGCTAAAAACTTAGGCATAAAATTCTTTGAAACCCCAATTGCAGAGCAGGTTGAGGTTATGAAATCTAGCCTTAACAAAATTTTTGACAAAGTTAATACTGATAAATGCGAAAAATCTACAACTTTTGAAAATATTCAAGCCCGCTTAAGAGCAACAATTCTTTGGAGCATTTCAAATGAATACAAACAAATGCTACCTATTGCAACAAGCGATAAATCAGAGCTTTATATAGGTTATGCAACTATAAACGGCGATATGTCAGGCGGATTTGCACCGATTGCAGATGTAACCAAGACAAAACTTTTTGCTCTTGCTGACTTTATCAACAGAAATTCTAACTCCGGAGAAATTATTCCGAAATCTATCCTAGCAAAACCTCCGGGAGCGGAATTGAAACTTAAAAAAGACGGCTCTGGAACCGTTACCGCTGAAGAAGAAAATATGCCTTATGAATTTTTAGACGAAATAATATGGTGCGTAGAAAACCGCAACTATGGGTTTGAAGACCTTATGGCTCATCATTTTGCCTATGAAATTAAAAACAATATTTCTCTTGAGCAAAAAAAGGAATGGATAAAAAAATTCTATTGGAAATCACATTGTGCAATTTTTAAATGGCACTTACTTCCTCCATCTGCAATTGTTGACTCAAAGTCAATAAATAATGTAGAATATCACCATCCGATAATTTCAAAATTCTGCACAAAATAA
- a CDS encoding sugar O-acetyltransferase: protein MPKTEHEKQLSGDLYNAFDKEITNLQATSRVFLNKFNAEIDKTKRYDIMKKWFKNIGDGSYIEPNFFCDFGCHLVVGNNVYMNTNCTILDSAMVTIGDYTLIGSGVQFCTPMHPIDPISRRSGVEYANPITIGKDCWIGSGAIILHGVTIGDGTTIGAGSIVTKDIPANSIAVGNPCKVIKTLN from the coding sequence ATGCCTAAAACAGAACACGAAAAACAACTCTCAGGTGACCTATACAACGCATTTGATAAAGAAATAACAAACTTACAAGCAACATCAAGAGTTTTTTTGAATAAATTTAACGCAGAAATAGATAAAACTAAGCGTTACGACATTATGAAAAAATGGTTCAAAAATATAGGTGATGGCTCGTATATTGAACCGAATTTCTTTTGCGACTTCGGTTGCCATCTTGTTGTGGGCAATAATGTTTATATGAATACAAACTGCACTATTTTGGATTCAGCAATGGTAACAATCGGTGACTATACGCTGATTGGTTCAGGAGTTCAATTTTGCACACCGATGCATCCTATAGACCCCATTTCCAGAAGAAGCGGCGTGGAATACGCAAACCCAATCACAATAGGCAAAGATTGCTGGATTGGTAGCGGTGCGATAATTTTGCACGGTGTAACAATTGGAGATGGAACAACAATTGGAGCAGGCAGCATAGTCACAAAAGATATTCCCGCCAATTCTATTGCCGTTGGCAACCCATGTAAAGTCATCAAAACTTTAAACTAA
- a CDS encoding amino acid permease has translation MNKNVTETGLVENFVSKLLKKKNPDDLIEQSKKGGLNKTLTAFDLIILGVSAVIGSGIFVMIGAAALGTSDHIGAGPSLLVSIVLAAVACIFPALCYAEFASMIPVAGSAYTYTFATMGELAAWIIGWILMLEYAIGNITVASSWTGYFFQLLQGFDKYLPAWLTNPPLWVINEYHTAVEKYTDLGIDPNVAIPHICGVPICLNAPAIFIMLALAAVLTKGMKESTKVATFMVFVKLAVIALFVGVGAFYVKPENWAPFAPNGMQGVIIGAFVIFYAYIGFDAISTAAEETKNPQKDLPIGLIASLVICSLIYGLVALVFSGIIPYGSPIDMHAPIAAAMKMVGQNGIAGLISVGALAGLTSVLLVLQFGTTRILYAMARDNFFPSVMKKVHPKYQTPYVITWTTVIIVCLCSLFMDMNVAAELCIFGTFTSFIIVCIGVLILRHTDPKRERPFRVPFCPWTPLLGICICSYLMFEATKSLHKSPMLFPVWILIGLVIYFLYGYRKNRKVEAIAEQEAKQEEEKAIL, from the coding sequence ATGAATAAAAACGTGACCGAAACAGGATTAGTCGAAAATTTTGTATCAAAATTATTAAAGAAAAAAAATCCGGACGATTTGATTGAACAATCAAAAAAAGGCGGATTAAATAAAACGCTAACAGCCTTTGACCTTATTATTTTGGGTGTGAGTGCTGTTATCGGCTCAGGAATATTTGTAATGATAGGTGCTGCGGCTCTCGGAACAAGTGACCATATAGGTGCAGGACCTTCTTTGTTGGTATCTATTGTCCTTGCAGCTGTTGCTTGTATTTTTCCCGCGTTATGTTATGCAGAATTTGCCTCTATGATTCCTGTTGCCGGTAGTGCTTATACGTACACCTTCGCTACTATGGGTGAACTTGCAGCTTGGATAATAGGTTGGATTCTGATGCTCGAATATGCTATCGGTAATATTACAGTAGCTTCCAGTTGGACAGGGTATTTCTTCCAATTACTTCAAGGGTTTGACAAGTATTTACCTGCTTGGCTTACCAATCCTCCTTTATGGGTTATAAATGAATATCATACTGCGGTTGAAAAATATACTGATTTGGGAATTGACCCGAATGTCGCCATACCTCATATTTGTGGTGTTCCTATTTGTCTTAATGCTCCTGCTATTTTTATAATGTTGGCATTGGCTGCTGTTTTAACAAAAGGTATGAAAGAGTCAACAAAAGTTGCTACATTCATGGTATTTGTAAAACTTGCTGTCATCGCATTATTTGTCGGAGTTGGTGCGTTTTATGTCAAACCTGAAAACTGGGCACCTTTTGCTCCAAACGGAATGCAGGGTGTAATTATCGGTGCGTTTGTAATATTTTATGCTTACATCGGGTTTGATGCTATATCTACAGCTGCAGAAGAAACAAAAAATCCTCAAAAAGATTTGCCGATAGGTTTGATTGCTTCTCTTGTAATTTGTTCTTTGATATATGGATTAGTTGCGTTGGTATTTTCAGGGATTATTCCTTACGGAAGTCCGATTGACATGCATGCACCAATTGCTGCTGCTATGAAAATGGTTGGTCAAAATGGAATTGCAGGTTTGATTTCAGTCGGTGCTTTAGCTGGTTTAACCTCTGTATTGTTGGTTTTACAATTTGGTACAACCAGAATTTTATATGCGATGGCGAGAGATAATTTCTTCCCATCTGTTATGAAAAAAGTTCACCCTAAATATCAAACTCCATACGTAATTACTTGGACAACAGTTATTATTGTTTGTTTATGTTCTTTGTTTATGGATATGAATGTGGCGGCTGAACTTTGTATATTTGGTACTTTTACCTCATTTATTATTGTGTGTATTGGTGTTTTGATACTAAGACATACAGACCCGAAAAGAGAAAGACCGTTTAGAGTTCCTTTCTGTCCTTGGACACCGTTATTGGGAATTTGTATTTGTTCTTATTTGATGTTTGAAGCTACAAAGAGTTTGCATAAATCTCCTATGTTATTTCCGGTTTGGATTTTGATAGGATTGGTAATCTATTTCCTATATGGATACAGAAAAAACAGAAAAGTGGAAGCTATAGCAGAGCAAGAAGCTAAACAAGAAGAAGAAAAGGCTATACTTTAG
- the glyQ gene encoding glycine--tRNA ligase subunit alpha, translated as MGLTFQELILNLSKYWSEQGCIIQQPYDIEKGASTMNPATFLRSLGPEPWSTAMVEPCRRPTDARYGENPNRLGHYYQYQVILKPSPDNAQEVYLKSLEAMGIDLTKHDVRFVEDNWESPTLGAAGVGWEVWLDGMEITQFTYFQQVGGLEIRPVALEITYGLERIAMYLQNVNSVYDVMWNNKLNYGEIYLQNEIEQSKYNFEYSTAERLFKMFDLCQAEVESCCDADLVLPAYDYVLKCSHTFNLLDARGVISKDERINYINRVRKMAAAVAKLYVEQREALGFPLIKDNKESRPVVSVK; from the coding sequence GTGGGACTCACATTTCAAGAATTAATTTTAAACCTTTCAAAATATTGGTCAGAGCAAGGATGTATTATTCAACAGCCTTATGACATTGAAAAGGGTGCGAGCACAATGAACCCTGCGACATTTTTGCGTTCATTGGGACCTGAACCTTGGTCAACGGCTATGGTTGAGCCTTGTCGTCGTCCTACCGATGCTCGATATGGTGAAAATCCTAACAGATTAGGTCATTATTATCAATACCAAGTGATTTTGAAACCGTCACCGGATAATGCTCAAGAAGTTTATCTCAAGAGCTTAGAGGCGATGGGTATTGATTTGACAAAACATGATGTCAGATTTGTTGAAGATAATTGGGAATCTCCTACCTTGGGTGCTGCCGGTGTCGGCTGGGAAGTTTGGCTTGATGGAATGGAAATTACACAATTTACATATTTCCAACAAGTCGGTGGCTTAGAAATCAGACCTGTTGCTTTGGAAATAACTTACGGGCTTGAACGTATTGCTATGTATCTTCAAAATGTCAATTCTGTATATGATGTTATGTGGAATAATAAGTTGAATTATGGCGAAATCTATTTGCAAAACGAAATTGAACAATCAAAATATAATTTTGAATATTCTACCGCTGAACGCTTATTTAAAATGTTTGATTTATGTCAGGCAGAAGTTGAATCATGCTGCGATGCTGACTTAGTTTTACCTGCTTATGATTATGTTTTGAAATGCTCTCATACCTTTAATTTATTAGATGCAAGAGGTGTTATCAGTAAAGATGAGAGAATTAACTATATCAACAGAGTTAGGAAAATGGCTGCTGCTGTTGCGAAATTGTATGTAGAACAACGTGAAGCTTTAGGATTCCCGTTGATAAAAGATAATAAAGAATCCCGTCCCGTAGTTAGTGTTAAATAA
- the gap gene encoding type I glyceraldehyde-3-phosphate dehydrogenase, which translates to MVNVAINGFGRIGRNTLRAAIEEGIFDKINYVAINDPGLTPANAAHVFKYDSVMGKFNGTVEVAEDGLVINGKKIKFFAEKDPAQLPWKDMNVEVVVESTGFFTDATKAKAHIDAGAKKVIISAPAKNEDKTIVLGVNDNEYDSAKHNVISMASCTTNCLAPVAKVIKEKFGIVKGLMTTVHSYTGDQKILDAGHKDPRRARAGALNIVPTTTGAARAVALVLPELKGKLDGFAMRVPTPDVSLVDVVFETEKPVTAETVNAALKEAADGKVLCYTDEPLVSSDFVGTHQSSTVDSLLTKTMGDNMVKIISWYDNEMGYSTRLAETTLMVAEKL; encoded by the coding sequence ATGGTAAACGTAGCTATTAACGGATTCGGTAGAATCGGACGTAACACATTAAGAGCAGCTATCGAAGAAGGTATCTTTGACAAAATTAATTATGTTGCAATCAATGACCCAGGCTTGACACCTGCAAATGCAGCACACGTATTTAAATATGACTCTGTAATGGGTAAATTTAACGGTACTGTTGAAGTAGCTGAAGACGGTTTGGTTATCAATGGTAAAAAAATCAAATTTTTCGCAGAAAAAGACCCTGCTCAACTTCCTTGGAAAGATATGAATGTTGAAGTAGTTGTTGAATCTACAGGTTTCTTCACAGATGCTACTAAAGCTAAAGCTCACATCGATGCAGGTGCTAAAAAAGTTATTATCTCAGCTCCTGCTAAAAATGAAGACAAAACTATCGTTCTTGGCGTTAACGACAATGAATACGATTCAGCTAAACATAACGTAATTTCTATGGCATCTTGCACAACTAACTGCTTGGCTCCTGTAGCTAAAGTTATCAAAGAAAAATTCGGTATCGTTAAAGGCTTGATGACTACAGTTCACTCTTACACAGGCGACCAAAAAATTCTTGACGCTGGTCACAAAGACCCTCGTAGAGCTAGAGCCGGTGCTTTGAATATTGTTCCTACAACAACAGGTGCTGCTAGAGCTGTTGCTTTGGTTCTTCCTGAACTTAAAGGCAAATTGGATGGTTTCGCTATGAGAGTTCCTACTCCGGATGTATCTCTAGTTGACGTTGTTTTTGAAACAGAAAAACCTGTTACTGCTGAAACAGTAAACGCTGCTTTGAAAGAAGCTGCTGACGGAAAAGTTCTTTGCTATACAGATGAACCTCTTGTTTCTTCTGACTTCGTTGGTACTCACCAATCATCTACAGTTGATTCATTGTTGACAAAAACAATGGGCGACAATATGGTTAAAATCATTTCTTGGTATGATAACGAAATGGGCTATTCTACAAGATTGGCTGAAACTACATTGATGGTTGCTGAAAAATTATAA
- a CDS encoding tail fiber domain-containing protein: MKNNKKAFSIAEALVTLMIVSLMLSAIVPVVAKKHTTTDKEIWKYTENNSDIYYGNSDSQSAIIGYNKLPVVSYWSDFNSSTDSTPKDKGARLAIVTPANSGSEQTISRSLISFYQRGSSSSMYKIGKISFSYGGDIAIGDRALENARDYSYNTAVGFKSMKMKDSTTSTPYASTAYGYKSMAEANNSNQSTAIGYLSMMESYGSYNTALGNESLCYCGDASNFSSYNLALGDRALNKTLGGENIAIGQRAMQSNGKGGYNVALGQSALQTNNKGDYNIAIGYYTMSNNDTGSYNQAIGQSSMSSNKTGGSNCSLGSYTLQSNKDASYQVALGYYAQNNYNPTTIPKTTLGSYENEITNTAIGSYALTMNKTGYGNVAVGGFSLYNNTSNYNIAIGFASLYSNTTGYCNTANGYQALYYNTTGYCNTANGMMALLYNSTGYCNTANGYQALYANTTGYNNTAYGKEALYSNYTGNNNTAYGTSALFTNETGESNTAIGYQSAIFQTGSYNVAMGTNALFGEEGKSDGGYNTAVGYQSLQGNTTGVRNTANGANSLLSNTEGCYNSGLGYQSLFTNTTGHRNTALGYNSLYSNDTTSDNTAIGYQSAFNQKGDYNIAIGSNSLFGIEGASNGSNNISIGYQSLFHSKTNSYNTAIGSYSEYSYSPTTITTTTLGTLGSKEITNTAIGEYTLYSNTSGYGNVAIGGYSLYYNNPSAEAKTASYNTAVGFASLFSNTTGNYNTANGVTALYKNTTGKENTANGHAALYYNTTGNYNTANGIGALYYNTTGFANTANGDSALYKNTTGNNNTADGIGALFNNTTGVNNIALGFYAGYNATSTANYKLYIEGNGQTHNGANALIYGDFNARTLKINGTLTCTTWGGTSDARMKNVGEENKIGLEKILQLKVKDFTYKGDKTKRQHMGIIAQEARKVFPRAIFEADGNQQYKKLLYVDTSEIVFALVNSVKQLNTKIVNAVTRIETIEKENIILKQKVATLEKQNKETKNQLNNINKRLAKLEK, translated from the coding sequence ATGAAAAATAATAAAAAAGCATTTTCTATTGCAGAAGCATTAGTTACATTAATGATAGTTAGCTTGATGCTATCTGCAATTGTCCCTGTTGTGGCGAAAAAGCATACTACAACGGATAAAGAAATTTGGAAATATACAGAGAATAACTCTGATATATATTATGGAAACTCTGACTCGCAGTCTGCAATAATAGGATATAACAAACTACCGGTTGTATCATATTGGTCAGATTTTAATTCAAGCACAGATTCTACACCAAAAGATAAGGGTGCAAGGCTTGCAATTGTTACCCCAGCAAATTCAGGTAGTGAACAAACAATTAGTCGTTCTTTAATTAGTTTTTATCAACGTGGTAGTAGTTCATCTATGTACAAAATAGGTAAAATATCATTTTCATATGGTGGTGATATTGCAATTGGAGATAGAGCTCTCGAGAATGCAAGAGATTATAGCTACAATACCGCAGTTGGTTTTAAATCCATGAAAATGAAAGATTCAACAACCTCTACTCCATATGCTTCCACAGCTTATGGATATAAGTCAATGGCAGAAGCCAATAATTCAAATCAATCTACAGCTATCGGTTATCTATCAATGATGGAGTCTTATGGTAGCTATAATACTGCTTTAGGAAATGAATCGCTTTGCTATTGTGGTGACGCCTCAAATTTTTCTTCATACAATCTTGCTTTAGGAGATAGAGCTCTAAACAAAACACTTGGAGGCGAAAATATTGCAATAGGACAAAGAGCTATGCAATCAAATGGTAAAGGGGGTTATAATGTTGCATTAGGTCAATCTGCTTTACAAACCAATAATAAAGGAGATTATAATATAGCTATTGGTTATTATACTATGTCAAATAATGATACAGGTTCTTATAATCAAGCTATAGGGCAATCTTCTATGAGTAGCAATAAAACCGGCGGTTCTAACTGTAGCTTAGGTTCTTATACACTACAATCAAATAAAGATGCCTCGTATCAAGTAGCTTTAGGCTATTATGCACAAAACAATTACAACCCTACAACCATTCCAAAAACCACATTAGGAAGTTATGAAAATGAAATAACAAATACAGCCATTGGTAGCTATGCGTTGACCATGAACAAAACAGGTTATGGAAATGTAGCCGTTGGCGGATTTAGTTTATACAATAATACTTCTAACTATAATATCGCTATTGGGTTCGCTTCACTATACTCAAATACAACAGGCTATTGTAACACAGCTAACGGATATCAGGCTCTTTACTATAACACAACAGGCTATTGTAACACAGCTAACGGAATGATGGCACTTTTATACAACTCAACAGGCTATTGTAACACAGCTAACGGATATCAAGCTCTTTACGCCAACACAACAGGCTATAATAACACAGCTTACGGAAAGGAGGCTCTTTACTCTAACTATACAGGCAATAATAACACAGCTTACGGGACTTCTGCACTTTTTACTAACGAAACAGGAGAATCTAATACAGCTATCGGCTATCAATCCGCTATATTCCAAACTGGCAGCTACAATGTTGCGATGGGAACTAATGCTCTTTTTGGTGAAGAGGGCAAATCTGATGGCGGATACAATACTGCTGTCGGATATCAATCTCTACAAGGCAACACAACAGGCGTTAGAAACACTGCTAACGGTGCTAACTCATTATTGTCAAATACAGAAGGTTGTTACAATTCAGGCTTAGGCTATCAATCCCTTTTCACAAATACAACAGGACATAGAAATACTGCCCTTGGGTATAATTCTTTATATTCAAATGACACAACCTCTGATAATACCGCAATTGGCTATCAATCAGCATTCAACCAAAAAGGTGATTACAATATTGCAATAGGTTCAAACTCCCTTTTTGGAATAGAAGGTGCCTCTAATGGCTCTAACAATATCTCTATCGGCTATCAATCTCTTTTTCATAGCAAAACAAACTCTTACAACACAGCTATAGGCTCTTATTCTGAGTATAGCTACTCCCCTACGACTATAACAACAACAACTTTAGGTACATTAGGCAGTAAAGAAATAACTAATACAGCGATTGGCGAATACACATTGTATTCTAACACTTCAGGATATGGAAACGTTGCTATCGGAGGTTATAGCTTATATTACAATAATCCGTCAGCTGAAGCTAAGACAGCAAGCTACAACACAGCAGTCGGTTTTGCTTCACTATTTAGCAACACAACAGGAAATTATAACACAGCTAATGGGGTTACTGCACTTTATAAAAACACAACGGGCAAAGAAAATACAGCTAATGGACACGCTGCACTTTATTACAACACAACAGGAAACTATAATACAGCCAACGGTATTGGAGCACTTTACTACAATACAACTGGCTTTGCTAACACAGCTAATGGAGATAGTGCTCTTTATAAAAACACAACAGGCAATAATAACACAGCCGATGGTATTGGTGCACTTTTCAACAACACAACTGGTGTAAACAATATTGCATTAGGATTTTACGCTGGATATAACGCTACAAGTACAGCAAATTATAAACTATATATTGAAGGAAATGGCCAAACTCATAATGGTGCAAATGCTCTAATCTATGGTGACTTTAACGCCAGAACTCTAAAAATCAATGGAACCTTAACCTGCACCACTTGGGGCGGAACGTCTGATGCCAGAATGAAAAATGTGGGTGAAGAAAACAAAATCGGTCTGGAAAAAATATTACAACTAAAAGTCAAAGATTTTACCTACAAAGGTGACAAAACCAAACGTCAACACATGGGTATAATCGCTCAAGAAGCTCGCAAAGTATTCCCTCGTGCGATTTTTGAAGCTGACGGAAACCAACAATATAAAAAATTATTATACGTTGATACAAGCGAAATTGTTTTCGCTCTCGTCAACTCCGTAAAACAATTGAACACAAAAATCGTCAATGCTGTCACCAGAATTGAAACTATTGAAAAAGAAAATATAATACTTAAACAAAAAGTCGCAACACTCGAAAAACAAAATAAGGAGACCAAAAATCAATTAAACAACATAAACAAACGTTTAGCCAAGCTTGAAAAATAA
- a CDS encoding lysophospholipid acyltransferase family protein: MTCKFSKRTSRDYNFWRKIFLRLVCNWTFGLYVRIMYRLEIIGLCNIPKDKSKNYIVAGNHISSKDPFIMVQALQTPVAFMAKEELFEKFFSRMLMDWCGAFAVDREKLGVSTIKTALNIKNTGWKLGLFPQGTRVLNGKIENITKGFASLAKATKADILPVAILGADKNVKIPFTGKIIVKIGTLIPYSDNIDDMVEKWGKAISELTGYEYLPA; this comes from the coding sequence ATGACATGTAAATTTTCAAAAAGAACCTCAAGAGATTATAATTTTTGGAGAAAAATCTTTTTAAGATTAGTCTGCAACTGGACTTTTGGTCTATATGTTAGAATTATGTACAGACTTGAAATTATTGGTTTATGCAACATACCAAAAGATAAATCTAAAAATTATATAGTAGCTGGAAATCACATCTCATCAAAAGATCCTTTTATTATGGTACAAGCTTTACAAACGCCTGTTGCTTTTATGGCAAAAGAAGAATTGTTTGAAAAATTTTTCTCTCGTATGTTAATGGACTGGTGCGGAGCTTTCGCTGTTGACAGAGAAAAATTAGGCGTTTCAACCATCAAAACCGCTCTAAACATAAAAAATACCGGCTGGAAACTTGGATTATTCCCACAAGGAACTCGCGTTTTAAACGGAAAAATTGAGAATATTACAAAAGGTTTTGCATCTCTTGCAAAAGCTACTAAAGCAGATATTTTACCGGTTGCAATTCTTGGAGCTGATAAAAATGTCAAAATACCTTTTACAGGAAAAATTATAGTAAAAATTGGAACTTTAATCCCCTACAGTGACAACATTGACGATATGGTCGAAAAATGGGGCAAAGCCATCTCTGAATTAACCGGATATGAATATCTGCCGGCATAA
- a CDS encoding lysophospholipid acyltransferase family protein codes for MKEKINYSKRLAKDFNAAKFLFQIWAVYFVAAPVFYFFYKVKFKGQQNIPKGKKIICAANHLSYFDPFLVFMSVNKPLAFMAKKELFENEKMAKTLDFLAAFAVNRERLEVSTIKTVKEVFKTKHWRFAIFPQGGIRKNKKIEYINKGFAAIAKASKTDILPIAISGCEQYCWKPFGGEINVQVGEPISYNQDIDSIIDEWGRKITEMNGYEYAPTEENPIKELYKAKS; via the coding sequence ATGAAAGAGAAAATAAATTATTCAAAACGATTGGCAAAAGATTTTAACGCCGCTAAATTTTTATTTCAAATTTGGGCAGTTTACTTTGTCGCAGCTCCTGTTTTTTACTTTTTCTATAAAGTAAAATTTAAAGGTCAACAAAATATCCCCAAAGGTAAAAAAATAATCTGTGCAGCAAATCATCTCTCCTATTTTGACCCTTTCTTGGTCTTTATGTCTGTAAATAAGCCTCTTGCTTTCATGGCTAAAAAAGAACTTTTTGAAAATGAAAAAATGGCTAAAACACTTGACTTTTTGGCAGCTTTCGCTGTAAACCGTGAAAGACTCGAAGTCTCAACCATAAAAACCGTAAAAGAAGTTTTTAAAACTAAACATTGGCGTTTTGCCATCTTCCCTCAAGGTGGAATTAGAAAAAATAAAAAAATTGAATATATTAACAAAGGATTTGCAGCTATCGCAAAAGCCTCTAAAACAGACATTTTACCAATCGCAATTTCAGGTTGCGAACAATATTGCTGGAAACCTTTTGGGGGCGAAATAAATGTCCAAGTTGGTGAACCCATTTCCTACAACCAAGACATTGACTCCATTATTGATGAATGGGGAAGAAAAATAACAGAAATGAACGGATACGAATACGCTCCAACAGAAGAAAACCCAATAAAAGAACTCTATAAAGCAAAATCATAA
- the rplT gene encoding 50S ribosomal protein L20: MRVKRGNVLRKRHKKILKLAKGFKGARSRIFKVANTAVMKALKYQYRDRRNLKRNMRRLWIVRINAAVRQYGMSYSRFMNALKKSNVTVNRKMLADMAVNEPDAFSVVVETAKKV; the protein is encoded by the coding sequence ATGAGAGTTAAACGTGGAAATGTCTTAAGAAAAAGACACAAGAAAATATTAAAATTAGCTAAAGGCTTTAAAGGTGCAAGAAGCAGAATATTTAAAGTCGCTAATACTGCTGTAATGAAAGCTTTGAAATACCAATATAGAGATAGACGTAATCTAAAAAGAAATATGCGTCGTTTGTGGATTGTTAGAATCAACGCTGCTGTTAGACAATATGGCATGAGCTATTCAAGATTTATGAATGCTTTGAAAAAATCTAACGTTACCGTTAATAGAAAAATGCTTGCTGATATGGCTGTTAATGAACCTGATGCATTTTCAGTAGTAGTTGAAACTGCAAAAAAAGTTTAG